One Deltaproteobacteria bacterium genomic window, TTCCTTGATGGAGCACCGTCACGCGATGGGCGATATCTTCGACGAATTGCATGTCATGCTCGATGACGATCATTGAGCGATTGGCAGCAATCTGTTTCAGCAGCGCAGCGGTCTGCTCGCGCTCGCGCGGGCTCATTCCGGCGACAGGTTCGTCAAGCAGAAGCAACTCGGGATCTTGTATCAGCAGCATGCCAATCTCCAGCCACTGCTTCTGGCCATGGCTGAGCAGACCCGCGACCTCGTACAATTGGGACGCCAGGCCAATCTGGGTGGCGACTTCTTCAATGCGCCGTTCATAGTCAGGAGAAAGGGGGCGGAACAATGCTCCGAGCACTCCACGGTTCTGTGAACAGGAGAGTTCTAAGTTTTGATAGACGGTCAAGTTCTCGTAAATCGACGGCGTTTGAAATTTTCTACCGACGCCAGCGCGAACGATGTCGTGCTCGGTCATCGAGGTCAGTTCCCGTTCCTTGAAGCGGATTGATCCGCTACTGGCTTTGGTCTTGCCGCAGATTAAATCGAGCAGGGTGGTCTTGCCTGCGCCGTTCGGACCAATCACCACACGCAGTTCGTTTTTGTCGACATAGAAATTTAAACTATCAACCGCTTTGAATCCGTCGAATGTCACAGTGAGTCCTTCGACATATAACACGACATTGTTCATGACGACGCCTCCACGCTCCGCGGTTTCATGCCCCAGCGTCGCAACCAGGCTTTCCAATCGCCTCGCTCCTCCCACTGCGCCACTAATCCTGCGAGACCATTGGGAAAGACCAACACAACCGCCATGAACAACGCGCCGATAAAATAGAGCCAGAGGGCAGGAAAACTCTCTGAGAGAAAGGTCTTGGCGAAGTTCACTAACAAAGCGCCATAGACCGCACCAATCAACGAGAAACGACCACCGACCGCACAAAAGATCACCATCTCGATCGACGGCACGATGCCAACAAACGAAGGGGAAATGAAACCAACTTGTAGGGTAAACATCGCCCCACCAAGTGCGGAAAAGAGCGCAGCCAAGGCGAAGATAAACACTTTGAAATGCGCAACATCGTAACCAGAGAAGCGCACCCGATCTTCTTTGTCACGAATGGCGACTAACAGGCGTCCGAGTTTGCTCTCCAGGAGGAATTTACTGAAGATCAGTACCCCAACCAACAAGGCGACATTGAGGAAGTAGAAAATGTATTTCGCACTATCAGTGTTGATATCCCAACCTTTCAACGTCCGTAGATCAGTGATGCCGTTGATGCCACCACACAACCCCTGCTGACCAATGATAAGAATACTCAGGATCGCAGCTAGCGCTTGGGTGATGATGGCAAAGTACACACCGCCTACCCGGCGTTTGAACATCGCTAAGCCAATGAGTGTAGCGACCAACACCGGCACGATCGGGATCGATAGCAAGGTAAACGTCAAGCT contains:
- the urtD gene encoding urea ABC transporter ATP-binding protein UrtD, coding for MNNVVLYVEGLTVTFDGFKAVDSLNFYVDKNELRVVIGPNGAGKTTLLDLICGKTKASSGSIRFKERELTSMTEHDIVRAGVGRKFQTPSIYENLTVYQNLELSCSQNRGVLGALFRPLSPDYERRIEEVATQIGLASQLYEVAGLLSHGQKQWLEIGMLLIQDPELLLLDEPVAGMSPREREQTAALLKQIAANRSMIVIEHDMQFVEDIAHRVTVLHQGKILSEGVMGTVKNDPRVVEVYLGH
- the urtC gene encoding urea ABC transporter permease subunit UrtC yields the protein MPTHTRFFQDRPYWISLLVLCGLLLVIFPLVFDLFRLNLIGKYLTYAFVAVGLVLCWGYGGILSLGQGVFFGLGGYLMAMFLKLEASDVITTAKQNTPGIPDFMDWNQLTALPWFWQPFYSLTFTLLSIPIVPVLVATLIGLAMFKRRVGGVYFAIITQALAAILSILIIGQQGLCGGINGITDLRTLKGWDINTDSAKYIFYFLNVALLVGVLIFSKFLLESKLGRLLVAIRDKEDRVRFSGYDVAHFKVFIFALAALFSALGGAMFTLQVGFISPSFVGIVPSIEMVIFCAVGGRFSLIGAVYGALLVNFAKTFLSESFPALWLYFIGALFMAVVLVFPNGLAGLVAQWEERGDWKAWLRRWGMKPRSVEASS